The Pseudoalteromonas translucida KMM 520 genome has a window encoding:
- the queG gene encoding tRNA epoxyqueuosine(34) reductase QueG: MHVSDAVPDYKNLAQQIKVWGQELGFSEVGITDIDLSKHETQLQRWLDAGYHGNMDYMAAHGMKRARPAELVPGTQRVISVKMNYLPPDAGFAKTLKNSDKAYISRYALGRDYHKLMRNRLKKLGQKIELEIGEYGFRPFVDSAPVLERQLAEKAGLGWRGKHSLLINKEAGSWFFLGELFVDLPLPIDAENTFEGCGKCVACITLCPTGAIVEPYVVDARKCISYLTIELQGPIPEQYRTLLGNRVYGCDDCQLVCPWNRYGQLTDENDFHPRTQLKDKDLLELFAWDEATFLKNTEGSPIRRIGHERWLRNLAVGLGNAEFSPSIIHALEDKSLACSELVLEHINWALQQQRNKQGTILRKTARLIRIVEKGLPRDA, from the coding sequence ATGCATGTGAGCGACGCAGTTCCTGATTATAAAAACCTTGCCCAACAAATTAAAGTGTGGGGGCAAGAGCTTGGCTTTAGCGAAGTAGGTATTACTGATATAGACTTAAGCAAGCATGAAACGCAGTTGCAACGTTGGCTCGACGCCGGCTACCATGGCAATATGGATTACATGGCCGCTCATGGTATGAAACGTGCTCGCCCTGCTGAGTTAGTACCCGGAACGCAGCGTGTTATTTCGGTGAAAATGAATTACCTGCCCCCCGATGCAGGTTTTGCCAAAACCCTTAAAAACTCAGATAAAGCGTATATAAGCCGCTACGCTCTTGGCCGCGACTACCATAAATTAATGCGTAACCGCTTAAAAAAATTGGGGCAAAAAATAGAGCTTGAAATTGGCGAATACGGTTTTAGGCCTTTTGTCGACTCAGCTCCGGTACTTGAGCGCCAACTCGCTGAAAAAGCAGGCTTGGGCTGGCGCGGTAAACACTCGCTACTTATTAATAAAGAAGCCGGTTCTTGGTTTTTTTTAGGTGAGTTATTTGTTGATTTACCGCTGCCCATAGATGCAGAAAACACCTTTGAAGGCTGTGGTAAATGCGTAGCCTGCATAACACTATGCCCAACTGGCGCTATTGTTGAGCCCTACGTGGTAGATGCTCGTAAATGTATATCGTACTTAACTATTGAGCTACAAGGTCCTATTCCAGAGCAATACAGAACATTATTAGGTAACCGCGTTTATGGTTGTGACGACTGCCAATTAGTTTGCCCGTGGAATCGCTATGGCCAACTTACCGACGAAAATGATTTTCATCCGCGCACCCAATTAAAAGATAAAGACCTGCTTGAGCTGTTTGCTTGGGATGAAGCCACTTTTTTAAAAAACACCGAAGGCAGCCCTATTCGTCGTATTGGCCACGAGCGTTGGTTGCGTAATTTGGCTGTAGGCTTAGGTAATGCTGAATTTAGCCCGAGCATTATTCATGCCCTAGAAGATAAAAGCCTAGCTTGCAGTGAACTGGTTTTAGAGCATATAAATTGGGCGCTGCAACAACAACGCAACAAGCAAGGTACTATACTGCGTAAAACCGCAAGGCTTATTAGAATTGTTGAAAAAGGCCTACCCCGCGACGCTTAA
- a CDS encoding glycerophosphodiester phosphodiesterase, with translation MKVFAHRGASGHFPENTQSAIMAALQIGVDGIEVDVQSALDDYMIIHDTWLDRTTDGLGKVCNFTAAHIMQLNAGNGEKVPTLQQLFNWNNNQTLLNLELKHTFNLEQFAAQVEKNITEKRISADNILVSSFDHHQLAWLKKRLPWLKMGALTSSIPINYAKFAEDLGAYSVHVDKNFINKAFVDDAKQRGLIIYAYTVDKQQDIKLMLDLGVDGIFTNYPAQTKAYLGD, from the coding sequence ATGAAAGTATTTGCCCATCGTGGTGCCAGTGGGCACTTTCCAGAGAACACTCAAAGCGCCATTATGGCGGCCTTACAAATAGGCGTTGATGGCATTGAAGTAGATGTACAAAGCGCGCTTGATGATTACATGATCATTCACGACACTTGGCTTGATAGAACCACTGACGGCCTAGGTAAAGTGTGTAACTTTACTGCTGCTCATATTATGCAACTCAATGCTGGTAATGGCGAAAAAGTACCGACTTTACAGCAACTTTTTAACTGGAATAATAATCAAACACTCTTAAATTTAGAGCTAAAACATACTTTTAATCTTGAACAGTTTGCTGCTCAAGTTGAAAAAAACATTACAGAAAAACGCATATCAGCAGATAACATTTTAGTGTCGTCGTTCGATCATCATCAACTAGCTTGGTTAAAAAAACGTTTACCTTGGCTAAAAATGGGTGCACTAACGTCATCTATACCAATTAATTATGCAAAGTTTGCTGAAGACTTAGGCGCGTACAGTGTTCATGTAGATAAAAACTTTATAAATAAAGCCTTTGTAGATGATGCAAAACAACGTGGTTTAATAATTTATGCGTACACTGTAGACAAACAACAAGATATAAAGCTGATGCTAGATTTAGGTGTGGATGGTATTTTTACAAATTATCCGGCACAAACTAAAGCTTACTTAGGTGATTAA
- a CDS encoding methyl-accepting chemotaxis protein, which translates to MSSYMRIYNFLEKTLFFTLTRKIVGNLSFVFLFQAITLFWLYESLTLNQQSTGVFWALALVIVAGFIFTLFYMRFLMVRPVKAMRDTLIKINQQDADLSAKLPHFTYDEFRELSEQYNLFTDHLNQLLNTTYNSAQAGVQSTEQVTQSMQHTEQLSGQQIHLSHTIINASNQIAQSLQNIVSNTDSVHKVNNEHLNFVKLSATELSALVQQVKLITDMLTGFSATISGLKENSENIRSILKMVEEFSDQTNLLALNAAIEAARAGDAGRGFAVVADEVRTLSIKVSGATRQISDFINQMNELVNETNKESEQLITHSHNAQKSINSTSNGFTNMLTEFEHNQQQLQQIAEAVHLLEQTQNQTHQSVEHIVALGEQAKQTIDTALNDCQQSQNLSQQTQQQLKRFVQ; encoded by the coding sequence ATGAGTAGCTATATGCGAATTTATAATTTTTTAGAAAAAACACTTTTTTTTACCTTAACGCGCAAGATTGTGGGTAATTTAAGTTTTGTATTTTTATTTCAAGCTATTACTTTATTTTGGTTGTATGAAAGCTTAACCCTGAACCAACAAAGTACTGGGGTATTTTGGGCATTAGCTTTAGTGATTGTGGCTGGCTTTATTTTTACCCTATTTTATATGCGATTTTTAATGGTGCGCCCAGTAAAGGCAATGCGCGACACGCTGATAAAGATAAACCAGCAAGATGCTGACTTATCGGCAAAGTTACCCCATTTTACTTATGATGAGTTTCGTGAGCTAAGCGAGCAATACAATCTTTTTACTGATCATTTAAATCAGCTACTAAACACAACCTACAATAGCGCCCAAGCAGGCGTGCAAAGTACCGAGCAAGTAACTCAGTCTATGCAACATACTGAGCAACTAAGCGGACAACAAATACATTTAAGCCATACAATTATAAATGCCAGCAACCAAATAGCGCAGAGCTTACAAAATATAGTAAGTAATACCGACAGCGTGCATAAAGTAAATAATGAGCATTTAAATTTTGTTAAGCTTTCGGCAACAGAGTTGTCGGCCTTAGTGCAACAAGTAAAATTAATAACCGATATGCTAACCGGCTTCTCGGCAACTATTTCGGGCTTAAAAGAAAACAGTGAAAACATTCGTAGCATTTTAAAAATGGTGGAAGAGTTTTCTGATCAAACCAACCTACTAGCCCTAAATGCCGCCATTGAAGCAGCAAGAGCCGGTGATGCGGGACGTGGTTTTGCGGTAGTTGCCGATGAAGTGCGCACTCTTTCAATTAAGGTAAGTGGTGCAACGCGCCAAATTAGTGATTTTATAAACCAAATGAACGAGCTAGTAAACGAAACAAACAAAGAGTCAGAGCAATTAATTACTCACTCACACAATGCGCAAAAATCAATAAATAGCACTTCTAATGGTTTTACTAATATGCTTACTGAGTTTGAGCATAACCAGCAACAGTTACAACAAATTGCCGAGGCTGTGCACTTACTTGAGCAAACACAAAATCAAACCCACCAATCGGTAGAGCATATTGTAGCGCTTGGCGAGCAAGCCAAACAAACCATAGATACAGCACTTAATGATTGCCAACAATCACAAAACCTCAGCCAGCAAACACAACAACAACTAAAACGCTTTGTGCAGTAA